GTGCTGGCGATTGTGATCTTCCTGGTGGTGGGTGTGGTGTTCCTGGGCACCGGCAAACCGCTGGATGGCAACAGCACCGGCTTCCATCTGATCACCGATAACGGTGGCATGTTCCCGCACGGCTTACTGCCTGCGCTGGTGCTGATTCAGGGCGTGGTGTTCGCCTTTGCCTCTATCGAACTGGTGGGAACAGCGGCCGGCGAATGTAAAGACCCGAAAACCATGCTGCCGAAAGCGATCAACAGCGTGATCTGGCGTATCGGCCTGTTCTACGTCGGTTCTGTGGTGCTGCTTGTGCTGCTGCTGCCGTGGAACGCCTATCAGGCGGGTCAGAGTCCCTTCGTGACCTTCTTCTCGAAGCTGGGCGTGCCTTACGTTGGCAGCATCATGAACATCGTGGTGCTGAGTGCGGCGCTCTCCAGCCTGAACTCCGGCCTCTACTCGACCGGACGTATTCTGCGTTCCATGTCGATGGGTGGCTCTGCACCAAAATTCATGTCGAAGATGAACAGTCAGCAGGTGCCTTATGCCGGTATTCTGGTGACCATCGCCGTCTATGTGATTGGCGTAGTCCTTAACTACTACGTGCCTTCTCAGGTGTTCGAGATCGTCCTGAACGTCGCCTCGCTGGGCATCATCTCTTCCTGGGCCTTTATCGTGGTTTGCCAGCTGCGTCTGCGCAAAGCGATTAAAGAAGGCAAGGCGGATGATGTCAGCTTCAAGCTGCCAGGCGCACCGTTTACCTCATGGCTGACGCTGCTGTTCCTGTTCAGCGTGCTGGTGCTGATGGCGTTTGACTATCCGAACGGGACTTACACCATCGCCTCTATTCCGCTGATTGCGGTGTTGCTGGTGCTGGGATGGTTTGGTGTGCGTAAGCGTGTTAACGCCGTAGCGCAGACCGAACAGGATCATCACGAAGAGGAACCTCAGCCGACCCGACTGGCTGACGACACCTCTCGCTGACAGGCTCTGCAACATGAAGGCCAGCCTCCGGGCTGGCTTTTTTTTGCCCGGAAACCGACGCGTGGAGACGCGAATTAGGATAGTTTTCCCGCCGGCTTGCCCCTATGATGAACGACTCCCTTTATGCGGTAGCGGAGTCTCCATGTCGTTTAAGATCAACATCATCAAAGATAAGCTCCTGTCTGAAAACTGGTTTGTGCTGCGTAACTACACCTATGACATCACCGATCGCCGTGGCGAGGTTATCCGCCATAAACGCGAAGTCTACGATCGCGGAAACGGGGCGACCATCCTGCTTTATAACCGTGAAAAGAACAGCGTGGTTCTGACGCGCCAGTTCCGTATCGCCACTTACGTCAACGGTAACGACAGCGGCCTGTTAATCGAAGCCTGCGCGGGCTTGCTGGACGACGACTCCCCGGAAGATTGCATCCGTAAAGAGGCGATTGAAGAGACCGGTTATGCGGTGGGCGAGGTGGAGAAACTTTATGCCTGCTATATGTCGCCGGGCGGCGTGACCGAACTCATCCACTTTTTCGCAGCGGAATACAATGAATCGCTGCGTGACAACGCAGGCGGTGGCGTCGAAGATGAGTCAATCGATGTGCTGGAACTGAGTTTCCCGGATGCGCTGGCGATGGTCGCCGATGGCCGCATTCGCGACGGCAAAACCATTATGCTGTTACAGCATGCACAGATTGCGGGCTGGCTGAAGCCATAGATAACTGTGCCGTGAAGCCCGTTGCCGCGCGACAGCGTTGAAAGTGGAAGGGCGAGTTTTCAGTTTATGCACGCTTTTTAAGCAGTTAACTGCGCTTTTTGCACAGGTTCACAGAATGCGAACCCTGCCAGGCCCGTTGATGCGCTATCCTCTCCACTCTGGGTATTCGGGGATCGATCTTCTTAATGTCGTATTGGATGAAATCGCTGTGGCTGTTGCCGTCTCTGTGGGTTGCCTGTGTTCAGGCGGAACCGTTGCAAAAGTCATTCAACGACTGGCAAATCACCTGCAACAACGAAGCCTTTTGCGTGGCGCGCAATATTCCGGGCGACAAAGGGCTGGTGATGACGATTTCGCGTCATGCGGGCGTCAACGATCGCCCCTTGCTGCGAATCGACTACGGCAGTGCCTACAGCGGCGCGCTGCCTGGCGGTCCGCTTCAGGATAATTTGCTGCTCGACCAGCGCCGCCTGAAACCCGACCTCA
This genomic window from Pantoea sp. Lij88 contains:
- the ansP gene encoding L-asparagine permease — its product is MKSKKKTPSEMRAAKRRWLNSHDAGYQKAMGNRHVQMIAIGGAIGTGLFLGAGGRLQAAGPALAIIYLVCGIFSFFILRALGELVLHRPSSGSFVSYAREFLGEKASYVAGWMYFVNWAMTGIVDITAVALYMHYWGAFGDVPQWVFALGALAIVGTMNMIGVKWFAEMEFWFALVKVLAIVIFLVVGVVFLGTGKPLDGNSTGFHLITDNGGMFPHGLLPALVLIQGVVFAFASIELVGTAAGECKDPKTMLPKAINSVIWRIGLFYVGSVVLLVLLLPWNAYQAGQSPFVTFFSKLGVPYVGSIMNIVVLSAALSSLNSGLYSTGRILRSMSMGGSAPKFMSKMNSQQVPYAGILVTIAVYVIGVVLNYYVPSQVFEIVLNVASLGIISSWAFIVVCQLRLRKAIKEGKADDVSFKLPGAPFTSWLTLLFLFSVLVLMAFDYPNGTYTIASIPLIAVLLVLGWFGVRKRVNAVAQTEQDHHEEEPQPTRLADDTSR
- the nudK gene encoding GDP-mannose pyrophosphatase NudK — encoded protein: MSFKINIIKDKLLSENWFVLRNYTYDITDRRGEVIRHKREVYDRGNGATILLYNREKNSVVLTRQFRIATYVNGNDSGLLIEACAGLLDDDSPEDCIRKEAIEETGYAVGEVEKLYACYMSPGGVTELIHFFAAEYNESLRDNAGGGVEDESIDVLELSFPDALAMVADGRIRDGKTIMLLQHAQIAGWLKP